A portion of the Pseudomonas koreensis genome contains these proteins:
- a CDS encoding HupE/UreJ family protein, giving the protein MTLKRILGALALLLTPALAFAHPGHGDSGLVAGISHPIGGLDHLLAMLAVGLWAAQQQGAARWALPCTFVGTMLLGGLLGFEGLELPALESGIAASVLALGLAVALAVRPPLVMAVAATALFALFHGVAHGLELPEMSSPWAYAAGFVAATAVLHALGYGVVRVLPQAAAPLVRLAGAASAATGVWLLAG; this is encoded by the coding sequence ATGACACTCAAACGCATTCTTGGCGCTCTAGCGCTACTGCTGACGCCAGCGCTGGCCTTTGCTCACCCAGGCCATGGCGACAGTGGCCTCGTCGCCGGTATCAGCCACCCGATCGGCGGTCTCGACCATTTGCTGGCAATGCTCGCCGTCGGCTTATGGGCGGCGCAGCAACAAGGCGCGGCGCGCTGGGCGCTGCCGTGCACCTTTGTCGGCACCATGTTGCTGGGCGGTCTGCTCGGATTTGAAGGGCTTGAATTGCCGGCGCTGGAAAGCGGGATTGCCGCGTCGGTATTGGCACTGGGCCTGGCCGTGGCACTGGCGGTACGTCCGCCGCTGGTGATGGCGGTGGCAGCGACGGCTCTGTTTGCGCTGTTCCATGGCGTGGCGCATGGGCTGGAGTTGCCGGAAATGAGCAGCCCGTGGGCGTATGCGGCCGGGTTTGTCGCGGCGACAGCGGTTTTGCATGCGCTCGGTTATGGCGTGGTGCGAGTTCTTCCGCAGGCAGCGGCACCGCTTGTGCGACTGGCGGGTGCGGCTTCGGCGGCGACTGGGGTTTGGTTGTTGGCAGGATGA
- a CDS encoding urease accessory protein UreF — protein sequence MNPAWALLRLASPQLPIGGYSYSQGLEMAVDNGRVNNPDSARRWISDQLLLNLARFEAPLLLAHCQAAADENWADLQLLCENHRASRETRELHLESRQMGYSLQQLLNGLPELDASARDFLEQITEPHLALCWALAARAWGISPQDALAAWLWSWLENQLAVLMKTLPLGQQAAQRLTSELLPLLQQAQHDASQINPEHIGSAAFGLSLACMAHERQYSRLFRS from the coding sequence GTGAATCCGGCCTGGGCGCTGCTGCGTCTGGCCAGTCCGCAATTACCGATTGGCGGCTACAGCTATTCCCAAGGCCTGGAAATGGCGGTGGATAACGGCCGCGTGAACAACCCGGACAGCGCACGACGCTGGATCAGTGATCAATTGCTGCTGAATCTCGCACGCTTCGAAGCGCCGCTGCTGTTGGCGCATTGCCAGGCGGCGGCGGACGAAAACTGGGCCGACCTGCAGCTACTTTGCGAAAACCATCGTGCCAGCCGCGAGACCCGCGAACTGCATCTGGAGAGCCGGCAGATGGGCTACTCCTTGCAGCAGTTGTTAAACGGTTTGCCGGAACTCGACGCGTCCGCCCGCGATTTTCTTGAACAGATCACAGAACCCCATCTGGCCCTGTGCTGGGCCCTGGCCGCACGCGCCTGGGGCATCAGCCCCCAGGACGCCCTCGCCGCGTGGCTGTGGAGCTGGCTGGAAAACCAGCTCGCCGTATTGATGAAGACCCTGCCGCTGGGCCAGCAAGCCGCGCAGCGCCTGACCAGCGAACTGCTGCCGCTGCTGCAACAGGCGCAGCACGACGCAAGCCAAATCAACCCCGAACACATCGGCAGCGCCGCTTTCGGTCTGTCCCTGGCCTGCATGGCCCATGAACGCCAGTACAGCCGTCTCTTCCGCTCTTAG
- a CDS encoding ABC transporter ATP-binding protein: MSEVVLSVEKLMMHFGGIKALSDVSLKVKRNSIFALIGPNGAGKTTVFNCLTGFYKATGGKIELNVRGQQTNVIQLLGESFKPTDFVSPKSFLSRMYYKMFGGTHLVNRAGLARTFQNIRLFKEMSVLENLLVAQHMWVNRNMLAGILNTKGYRKAESEALDVAFYWLEVVDLVDCANRLAGELSYGQQRRLEIARAMCTRPQIICLDEPAAGLNPQETEALSAMIRLLRDEHDLTVVLIEHDMGMVMSISDHIVVLDHGIVIAEGGPEAIRNDPKVIAAYLGADEEELV; this comes from the coding sequence ATGAGTGAAGTCGTACTCTCTGTGGAAAAACTGATGATGCATTTCGGTGGCATCAAGGCTTTGAGCGATGTCAGCCTGAAGGTCAAACGCAATTCGATCTTCGCCCTGATCGGCCCCAACGGCGCTGGCAAGACCACCGTGTTCAACTGCCTGACCGGTTTCTACAAGGCCACGGGCGGCAAGATCGAACTCAATGTGCGTGGCCAGCAGACCAACGTCATCCAGTTGCTGGGCGAGTCGTTCAAACCGACCGATTTCGTCTCGCCAAAATCCTTCCTCAGCCGCATGTACTACAAAATGTTCGGCGGTACTCACCTGGTGAACCGTGCAGGTCTAGCCCGTACGTTCCAGAACATTCGCCTGTTCAAGGAAATGTCGGTGCTGGAAAACCTGCTGGTCGCGCAGCACATGTGGGTCAACCGCAACATGCTCGCCGGTATTCTCAACACCAAGGGTTATCGCAAGGCGGAGAGCGAAGCGCTGGATGTCGCGTTCTACTGGCTCGAGGTGGTCGATCTGGTCGACTGCGCCAACCGGCTCGCCGGTGAACTGTCCTACGGCCAGCAACGGCGTCTGGAAATTGCCCGCGCCATGTGCACCCGGCCGCAGATCATCTGCCTCGACGAACCGGCCGCCGGCCTCAATCCTCAGGAAACCGAAGCGCTCAGCGCGATGATCCGGCTGCTGCGCGACGAGCACGATCTGACCGTGGTGCTGATCGAACACGACATGGGCATGGTCATGAGCATTTCCGATCACATCGTGGTTCTCGACCACGGCATCGTCATCGCCGAAGGCGGACCGGAAGCGATCCGCAACGATCCGAAAGTGATCGCAGCCTACCTGGGCGCCGACGAAGAGGAGCTGGTATGA
- the ureE gene encoding urease accessory protein UreE — protein MLVIHRRIDPQPVWAAELHLTFEARSKSRLRCFSAEGEDVGLFLERGQPPLYDGECLRAEDGRVVRVCARPEQLLHVTCANAFELTRAAYHLGNRHVALQVGDGWLRLLDDYVLKAMLEQLGAQVEAIEAPFQPEHGAYGGGHHHSRHGDEDFNYAPKLHQFGVRL, from the coding sequence ATGCTGGTGATTCATCGCAGAATCGACCCTCAACCCGTCTGGGCCGCCGAGTTGCACCTGACCTTCGAAGCGCGCAGCAAAAGCCGTTTGCGCTGTTTCAGTGCCGAAGGCGAAGACGTCGGGTTGTTTTTGGAGCGCGGCCAGCCACCGCTGTATGACGGCGAATGCCTGCGGGCCGAAGACGGCCGCGTCGTGCGCGTCTGCGCCCGTCCCGAACAACTGCTCCATGTCACCTGCGCCAATGCGTTCGAACTGACCCGCGCGGCCTATCACCTCGGCAACCGCCATGTCGCCCTGCAGGTCGGCGATGGCTGGCTGCGCCTGCTCGACGATTACGTGCTCAAGGCCATGCTCGAACAGCTCGGCGCGCAGGTCGAAGCCATCGAAGCGCCGTTCCAGCCAGAACACGGCGCCTACGGCGGCGGTCATCATCACTCCCGCCACGGTGACGAAGACTTTAACTACGCGCCGAAACTCCATCAGTTCGGCGTGCGCCTGTGA
- a CDS encoding cation diffusion facilitator family transporter, with protein MSNRGEQALLKQSTLLMLAVSIAGIVTGFVSGSQSILFDGFFSLIATFIKILMLITARLIAKQSNQRFQFGFWHLEPMVLLIEGSFLLLIAIYAFLNGVFGIINGGRDIELGLVIVYAAVFTVVEFAYFFYVRRRNRKLRSSLIQFDNISWLVDAMLSVGLLISFLAALLLKSQGYGEWAVYVDPLILIVLALTMLPPAFKILGPALRDVLGIAPDTLDEQVRQVMEVAKVEHGFDDYVTYVQKHGRARFIEIHVVLPADYPLRNVAQLDALREQISAQLGEPDAARWLTISFTGDKKWIA; from the coding sequence GTGAGTAACCGAGGTGAGCAGGCACTGCTCAAACAATCGACGCTGCTGATGCTGGCGGTGTCGATTGCCGGGATCGTCACCGGTTTTGTTTCAGGTTCGCAATCCATCCTGTTCGATGGTTTTTTCTCGCTGATCGCAACGTTTATCAAAATCCTGATGCTGATCACCGCCCGGTTGATCGCCAAGCAAAGCAATCAGCGTTTCCAGTTCGGCTTCTGGCATCTGGAGCCGATGGTGTTGCTCATCGAAGGCAGCTTCCTGCTGCTGATTGCGATCTACGCGTTTCTCAACGGCGTGTTCGGCATCATCAACGGTGGTCGAGATATCGAGTTGGGTCTGGTGATCGTCTACGCGGCGGTGTTCACCGTCGTCGAGTTCGCTTATTTCTTCTACGTGCGCCGGCGTAATCGCAAGCTCAGATCCAGCCTGATCCAGTTCGACAACATCAGTTGGCTGGTCGACGCGATGCTCTCGGTGGGCTTGTTGATCAGTTTCCTCGCCGCGCTGCTGCTCAAGTCTCAGGGCTATGGCGAGTGGGCGGTGTATGTCGACCCGCTGATCCTCATCGTGCTGGCGCTGACCATGCTGCCGCCGGCGTTCAAGATCCTCGGCCCGGCATTGCGCGATGTGCTGGGTATTGCCCCGGACACGCTGGATGAGCAGGTACGGCAGGTGATGGAGGTGGCGAAGGTCGAACATGGTTTCGACGATTACGTGACCTACGTGCAAAAGCACGGTCGGGCGCGGTTCATCGAAATTCATGTGGTGTTGCCGGCGGATTATCCGCTGCGCAATGTCGCACAGCTGGATGCGTTGCGTGAGCAGATTTCCGCGCAATTGGGCGAGCCGGATGCGGCGCGGTGGCTGACCATCAGCTTCACCGGGGACAAGAAGTGGATTGCCTGA
- the ureG gene encoding urease accessory protein UreG, translating to MQTQPLRVGIGGPVGSGKTALTLALCLALRERYNLAVVTNDIYTREDADFLVRNEALAPERIIGVETGGCPHTAIREDASINLEAVDQLNRRFPGLDLILVESGGDNLSATFSPELSDLTIYVIDVSAGDKLPRKGGPGICKSDLLVINKIDLAPLVGASLEMMDSDTKRMRNGKPFVFSNQKTGQGLEEIIAFIERQGLLTAA from the coding sequence ATGCAAACACAACCTCTGCGCGTCGGCATCGGCGGCCCGGTCGGTTCCGGCAAAACTGCGCTGACTTTGGCCCTGTGCCTGGCCCTGCGCGAGCGCTACAACCTGGCCGTGGTCACCAATGATATCTACACCCGCGAAGACGCCGACTTTCTGGTGCGCAACGAGGCCCTCGCGCCAGAGCGGATCATCGGCGTGGAAACCGGCGGTTGCCCGCACACGGCGATCCGCGAAGACGCTTCGATCAACCTTGAAGCGGTCGACCAACTGAACCGACGCTTTCCGGGGCTGGATCTGATTCTGGTCGAGTCCGGCGGCGATAACCTCTCGGCGACCTTCAGCCCCGAGCTGTCCGACCTGACCATCTACGTGATCGACGTTTCCGCCGGCGACAAGCTGCCGCGCAAGGGCGGCCCGGGTATCTGCAAGTCCGACCTGCTGGTGATCAACAAGATCGACCTGGCGCCGCTGGTGGGCGCCTCGCTGGAAATGATGGACAGCGATACCAAACGCATGCGCAACGGCAAGCCGTTCGTGTTCAGCAACCAGAAAACCGGTCAGGGCCTTGAAGAAATCATCGCCTTCATCGAGCGCCAAGGCTTGCTGACCGCCGCCTGA
- a CDS encoding AGE family epimerase/isomerase, whose translation MPHASRSTALPELTALFAEVQKHFLHVIVPLWQGPGWNADMALPYEALDATHQPLPVQRYRAMACARQLYLFSSLIGVVDNADVRAAALFRSLQRHFHDAEHGGWFYSIDAQGKPLDQRKDLYTHAFILFACAHYWNKSGDSLAESTLNAALEIIGRRFATGDGLYEACLERDWITLQTGPLQNPLMHLAEAFLATLAVREDPQTQQALLELCTAMHKQFVDPQHGVLMEKPLGAVDNWYEPGHQFEWYFLLESSPLLRDSKLHRALDRAFVFTEQYGVLESCGAVRAMLDLESNGRPRDSTQRIWAQAEYLRALTLRADSEAVVLRQLQALQQRFLHAGGWHECRDGNGEVSRKDMPSTTPYHLATCYSGLAEYLR comes from the coding sequence ATGCCCCACGCTTCCCGCTCCACCGCCCTGCCCGAATTGACCGCCCTGTTTGCCGAGGTGCAGAAGCATTTTCTGCATGTCATCGTGCCGCTGTGGCAAGGCCCGGGCTGGAACGCCGACATGGCGTTGCCCTATGAGGCGCTGGACGCTACACACCAGCCGTTGCCAGTGCAGCGCTATCGGGCGATGGCCTGCGCACGGCAGCTGTATCTGTTTTCCAGTCTGATCGGGGTTGTGGATAACGCCGACGTCCGTGCGGCGGCGCTGTTTCGTTCCCTGCAACGGCATTTCCATGATGCCGAGCATGGCGGCTGGTTTTACAGCATCGATGCACAGGGCAAGCCGCTGGATCAGCGCAAGGATCTCTACACTCACGCCTTCATCCTGTTTGCCTGCGCGCATTACTGGAACAAGTCCGGCGATTCCCTGGCGGAGTCGACCTTGAACGCCGCGCTGGAAATCATCGGCCGCCGTTTCGCCACCGGTGACGGCTTGTACGAAGCCTGCCTTGAACGTGACTGGATCACCTTGCAGACCGGCCCGTTGCAAAACCCGCTGATGCATTTGGCTGAAGCCTTTCTGGCCACCCTTGCGGTGCGCGAAGATCCGCAGACACAGCAAGCCCTGCTTGAGTTATGCACAGCCATGCACAAGCAATTCGTCGATCCGCAGCATGGTGTGTTGATGGAGAAGCCACTGGGTGCTGTGGATAACTGGTACGAGCCCGGGCATCAGTTCGAATGGTATTTCCTGCTCGAATCGTCGCCGCTGTTGCGCGATTCGAAACTGCATCGGGCATTGGATCGGGCGTTTGTCTTTACCGAACAATATGGCGTGCTGGAATCATGCGGCGCGGTACGGGCGATGCTTGATCTGGAAAGCAATGGCCGACCAAGGGATTCGACCCAGCGCATCTGGGCTCAGGCTGAATATCTGCGTGCCCTGACGCTGCGGGCGGACAGCGAAGCGGTGGTGCTGCGCCAGTTGCAAGCGCTGCAGCAGCGGTTTCTGCACGCCGGGGGCTGGCATGAATGCCGGGATGGAAACGGTGAAGTCAGTCGCAAGGACATGCCTTCGACCACGCCTTATCATTTGGCGACTTGCTATAGCGGACTGGCTGAATACCTTCGTTGA
- a CDS encoding ABC transporter ATP-binding protein, translating to MSQPILELRNLDVFYGPIQALKGVSLQINEGETVSLIGSNGAGKSTLLMSIFGQPRAAGGQILYQGVDITHKSSHYIASNGIAQSPEGRRVFPDMTVEENLLMGTIPIGDKYAKEDMQRMFELFPRLEERRNQRAMTMSGGEQQMLAIARALMSRPKLLLLDEPSLGLAPIVVKQIFATLRELAKTGMTIFLVEQNANHALKLSDRAYVMVNGEIRLTGTGKELLVNEEVRNAYLGGH from the coding sequence ATGAGCCAACCGATCCTCGAATTGCGCAATCTGGACGTGTTCTACGGCCCGATCCAGGCGCTCAAAGGCGTTTCGCTGCAGATCAACGAAGGCGAGACCGTCAGCCTGATCGGCTCCAATGGCGCCGGCAAGTCGACCTTGCTGATGTCGATCTTCGGTCAGCCCAGAGCGGCAGGCGGGCAGATTCTTTATCAGGGCGTCGACATCACCCACAAGTCATCGCACTACATCGCCTCTAATGGCATCGCGCAGTCGCCGGAAGGGCGGCGAGTGTTCCCCGACATGACCGTCGAGGAGAACCTGCTGATGGGCACCATCCCGATTGGCGACAAGTACGCCAAAGAGGACATGCAGCGTATGTTCGAGCTGTTTCCACGGCTGGAAGAGCGGCGCAATCAGCGGGCGATGACCATGTCTGGCGGTGAACAGCAGATGCTCGCCATCGCCCGTGCGCTGATGAGCCGGCCGAAGCTGTTGCTGCTCGATGAACCGAGCCTGGGACTGGCGCCGATCGTGGTGAAGCAGATTTTCGCCACCCTGCGCGAACTGGCGAAAACCGGCATGACCATTTTCCTCGTCGAGCAAAACGCCAACCATGCGCTGAAGCTGTCGGACCGGGCGTATGTGATGGTGAACGGCGAGATCCGTCTGACTGGCACAGGTAAAGAGTTGTTGGTGAATGAGGAGGTGCGTAACGCTTATTTGGGCGGGCACTGA
- a CDS encoding SDR family oxidoreductase, whose protein sequence is MSNTLFITGATSGFGEACARRFAEAGWKLVLTGRREERLNALCGELSKQTEVHGLVLDVRDRKAMEEAIANLPPSFAKLRGLINNAGLALGVDPAPKCDLDDWDTMVDTNVKGLMYATRLLLPRLIAHGRGAGIVNLGSIAGNYPYPGSHVYGATKAFVKQFSLNLRCDLQGTGVRVSNIEPGLCESEFSLVRFAGDQERYNATYAGAEPIQPQDIAETIFWVMNTPAHININSLELMPVSQTWAGFAIERDKA, encoded by the coding sequence ATGTCCAACACCCTGTTTATCACCGGCGCGACGTCCGGGTTTGGTGAAGCCTGTGCCCGTCGTTTCGCCGAGGCTGGCTGGAAGCTGGTGCTGACCGGCCGTCGTGAAGAACGCCTCAATGCCCTCTGCGGCGAGCTGTCGAAGCAGACCGAAGTGCACGGTCTGGTCCTCGATGTGCGTGATCGCAAAGCGATGGAAGAGGCGATCGCCAACCTGCCGCCGTCCTTCGCCAAACTCCGTGGCCTGATCAACAACGCCGGCCTGGCGCTCGGCGTCGATCCGGCGCCCAAGTGCGATCTGGATGACTGGGACACCATGGTCGACACCAACGTCAAAGGCCTGATGTACGCCACCCGCCTGCTGCTGCCACGGCTGATCGCCCATGGCCGTGGTGCCGGTATCGTCAACCTTGGTTCCATCGCCGGCAACTACCCGTACCCGGGCAGCCACGTGTACGGCGCAACCAAAGCCTTCGTCAAACAGTTCTCGCTGAACCTGCGTTGCGACCTGCAGGGCACTGGTGTGCGGGTCAGCAACATCGAGCCGGGCCTGTGCGAAAGCGAGTTCTCGCTGGTGCGGTTTGCCGGGGATCAGGAACGCTACAACGCCACTTACGCAGGCGCCGAGCCGATCCAGCCGCAGGACATCGCCGAAACGATTTTCTGGGTGATGAACACCCCGGCGCACATCAACATCAACAGCCTGGAGCTGATGCCGGTGAGCCAGACCTGGGCCGGGTTTGCCATCGAGCGTGACAAGGCTTGA
- a CDS encoding TetR family transcriptional regulator, translating into MLPRAEQKQQTRNALMDAARHLMESGRGFGSLSLREVSKTAGIVPTGFYRHFADMDELGLVLVSEVGQTFRETIRLVRHNEFVMGGIIDASVRIFLDVVNANRSQFLFLAREQYGGSLPVRQAIGRLRENISADLAADLALMPKLQHLDIAGLSVMADLIVKSVFATLPDIIDPPAEALPEHLTPQAKITQQLRFIFIGLKHWQGLGSTE; encoded by the coding sequence ATGCTGCCCCGCGCCGAACAGAAACAACAGACCCGCAACGCCCTGATGGACGCTGCCCGCCACCTGATGGAAAGCGGCCGAGGATTCGGCAGCCTGAGCCTGCGCGAAGTGAGCAAGACCGCCGGCATCGTGCCCACCGGTTTCTATCGTCACTTTGCCGACATGGACGAGTTGGGGCTGGTGCTGGTCAGCGAAGTCGGCCAGACCTTCCGCGAGACCATCCGCCTGGTGCGGCACAATGAATTCGTCATGGGCGGCATCATCGACGCGTCGGTGCGCATCTTCCTTGATGTGGTCAACGCCAATCGCTCGCAATTCCTGTTTCTCGCCCGCGAGCAATACGGCGGCTCGCTGCCGGTCCGGCAGGCAATCGGACGCTTGCGCGAGAACATCAGCGCCGACCTCGCGGCGGACCTGGCGCTGATGCCCAAGCTGCAACATCTGGACATTGCCGGTCTGAGCGTGATGGCCGACCTGATCGTCAAATCAGTATTCGCCACCCTACCCGACATCATCGACCCACCGGCCGAAGCCTTGCCGGAGCATCTGACCCCACAGGCGAAGATCACCCAACAACTGCGCTTCATCTTTATCGGCCTCAAGCACTGGCAAGGGCTGGGCAGTACCGAGTAA
- the livM gene encoding high-affinity branched-chain amino acid ABC transporter permease LivM, which translates to MSATTEKSIDIKKSLVEAILAGLIALIVFGPIVGVVLDGYSFNLEATRVAWIIAIVMAGRFALSLFLQTPKGLKILDGFESSGSGVHVLPADYKSRLRWIIPLIIVLAIIVPFVSNSYLLGVVILGLIYVLLGLGLNIVVGLAGLLDLGYVAFYAIGAYGLALGYQYLGLGFWTVLPLAAITAGLAGCILGFPVLRLHGDYLAIVTLGFGEIIRLVLNNWLSLTGGPNGMPAPLPTFFGLEFGKRAKDGGVPFHEFFGLTYNPDVKYYFIYAVLFLVVLAVLYVKHRLVKMPVGRAWEALREDEIACRSMGLNHVLVKLSAFTIGASTAGLAGVFFATYQGFVNPTSFTFFESALILAIVVLGGMGSTIGVVIAAFVLTVAPELLRGFAEYRVLLFGILMVLMMIWRPRGLIRISRTGVKPRKGAIHYERTAP; encoded by the coding sequence ATGTCTGCAACCACTGAAAAATCCATCGATATCAAAAAAAGTCTAGTCGAGGCAATTCTTGCCGGCCTGATTGCCCTGATCGTGTTCGGGCCGATTGTCGGCGTGGTCCTCGACGGCTACAGCTTCAACCTCGAAGCAACCCGAGTGGCGTGGATCATTGCCATCGTCATGGCCGGTCGCTTTGCCCTCAGCCTGTTCCTGCAGACGCCCAAGGGCCTGAAGATTCTCGACGGGTTCGAGAGCAGCGGCTCCGGCGTGCACGTGCTGCCGGCGGACTACAAATCACGGCTGCGCTGGATCATTCCGTTGATCATTGTGCTGGCGATCATCGTGCCGTTTGTTTCCAACTCCTATCTGCTCGGCGTGGTCATCCTCGGTTTGATCTACGTGCTGCTGGGGCTGGGCTTGAACATTGTGGTCGGTCTGGCGGGGCTGCTCGATCTGGGTTACGTGGCGTTTTACGCCATCGGTGCCTACGGTCTGGCGCTGGGCTACCAGTATCTGGGGCTGGGCTTCTGGACCGTGCTGCCACTGGCGGCGATCACCGCAGGCCTGGCTGGCTGCATTCTCGGTTTCCCGGTGCTGCGTCTGCATGGTGACTATCTGGCGATCGTGACCCTGGGTTTCGGTGAAATCATTCGTCTGGTGCTGAACAACTGGCTGTCGCTGACTGGCGGGCCGAACGGCATGCCGGCACCGCTGCCGACGTTCTTCGGTCTGGAGTTCGGCAAGCGCGCGAAGGATGGCGGGGTGCCGTTTCACGAGTTCTTCGGCCTGACCTACAACCCGGACGTGAAGTATTACTTCATCTACGCGGTGCTGTTCCTGGTGGTGCTGGCGGTGCTGTACGTCAAGCATCGGCTGGTGAAAATGCCGGTCGGTCGCGCCTGGGAAGCCCTGCGTGAAGATGAAATCGCCTGCCGCTCGATGGGCCTCAACCACGTGCTGGTCAAGCTCTCGGCGTTCACCATCGGTGCGTCGACGGCGGGTCTGGCCGGGGTGTTCTTCGCCACTTATCAAGGCTTCGTCAACCCGACCTCGTTCACCTTCTTCGAATCGGCGCTGATCCTTGCCATCGTCGTGCTCGGCGGCATGGGCTCGACCATCGGCGTGGTCATCGCCGCATTCGTGCTCACCGTCGCCCCGGAACTGCTGCGCGGTTTCGCTGAGTATCGAGTGCTGCTGTTCGGCATCCTGATGGTGTTGATGATGATCTGGCGACCGCGCGGGCTGATCCGCATCAGCCGCACCGGGGTCAAACCACGCAAAGGTGCCATTCACTACGAGAGGACTGCGCCATGA